A region of Heteronotia binoei isolate CCM8104 ecotype False Entrance Well chromosome 2, APGP_CSIRO_Hbin_v1, whole genome shotgun sequence DNA encodes the following proteins:
- the CCN5 gene encoding CCN family member 5: MKLQLLLISFLCLLSKVCAQLCQTPCYCPWLPPRCPPGSPLVLDGCGCCNVCARRLGEPCNYLHVCDQSQGLVCDYTTTPGGRRGGGGTCNYEEGDDSCEVNGKIYQDGEAFQPTCKHQCYCSEGGVTCVPLCSEDVRLPTPDCPHPKRVEVPGKCCPEWICERQDRQVFQDAMAAQRLSGTASIAFPFPCEEWSTAWSACSTTCNVGISTRVSNQNRYCRLETQRRLCFLRPCLGLGRTASLRGRGNQL, translated from the exons GTGTGTGCTCAGCTCTGCCAGACTCCATGCTATTGCCCTTGGCTCCCTCCCCGTTGCCCGCCAGGCTCCCCCTTGGTCTTGGATGGGTGCGGCTGCTGCAATGTTTGTGCTCGCAGGCTGGGAGAGCCCTGCAACTACCTTCACGTGTGCGATCAGAGCCAGGGTCTTGTCTGTGATTACACCACTACTCctggggggagaagaggaggaggaggcacctgCAATT ATGAGGAGGGAGATGACAGCTGCGAAGTGAATGGAAAGATCTATCAAGATGGTGAAGCATTCCAGCCGACCTGTAAACACCAGTGCTATTGTTCAGAGGGAGGTGTGACCTGCGTCCCCCTCTGTAGCGAGGATGTCCGACTCCCCACTCCAGACTGCCCCCATCCAAAGCGTGTGGAAGTCCCGGGGAAGTGTTGTCCAGAATGGATTTGTGAGAGGCAAGACAGACAGGTCTTTCAGGATGCCATGGCAG CACAAAGGCTGTCTGGAACAGCATCGATAGCTTTCCCCTTTCCGTGTGAAGAGTGGAGCACAGCATGGTCAGCCTGCTCTACGACCTGCAACGTGGGGATTTCAACACGAGTGTCTAACCAGAATAGGTACTGCAGACTTGAGACCCAGAGACGCTTGTGCTTCCTCAGACCTTGCTTAGGTCTTGGGAGAACTGCCAGCTTG